One window from the genome of Tachypleus tridentatus isolate NWPU-2018 chromosome 11, ASM421037v1, whole genome shotgun sequence encodes:
- the LOC143232505 gene encoding uncharacterized protein LOC143232505 produces MKVLIFILLLAAAVYAIELDTAETYAVPVSYIQGPALLAGGAHAAGYGNSGYLNTAAGAAGHSALGANSRWGLAGAGASGLGANSARRNFGARGAAGASGSTWNDRGAWARNKGSGFQKSYSFDKQAGTHDIGGAQGAWGSAAGLRDDSASGDLNAYGRSASGAYGARGLAAAKGSSAYGRLAAGKAGYGSTGATSYIKSPGFSGLILH; encoded by the exons ATGAAAGTG CTTATCTTTATCCTCCTGTTGGCTGCTGCCGTGTACGCCATCGAGCTGGACACTGCAGAAACCTACGCAGTTCCTGTTAGTTACATTCAGGGTCCTGCTCTTCTTGCTGGTGGAGCCCACGCTGCCGGATACGGAAATAGCGGCTATCTGAACACTGCTGCTGGGGCCGCTGGTCACTCTGCTCTTGGTGCAAATTCTCGTTGGGGTCTTGCTGGTGCTGGAGCTTCTGGTCTGGGGGCCAACTCTGCTCGTCGTAACTTTGGTGCACGTGGAGCCGCTGGTGCCTCTGGTTCCACTTGGAATGACCGAGGTGCTTGGGCCCGTAATAAGGGATCTGGCTTCCAGAAATCATATAGCTTTGACAAACAGGCTGGCACTCATGACATCGGTGGTGCCCAAGGTGCCTGGGGAAGCGCAGCTGGACTGAGAGACGACTCTGCCTCTGGTGACTTGAATGCCTACGGTCGTTCTGCCAGCGGTGCCTACGGTGCTAGGGGTCTTGCTGCCGCTAAGGGTTCTTCTGCATATGGTCGTTTGGCAGCTGGAAAAGCCGGATATGGAAGTACTGGCGCAACCAGCTACATCAAAAGTCCTGGCTTTTCCGGCCTTATCCTGCACTAA